The following are from one region of the Paenibacillus bovis genome:
- a CDS encoding DeoR/GlpR family DNA-binding transcription regulator, producing the protein MLFEEERKHKIVEYLRQNHRASVQELGEAFEVSDSTVRRDLKELEDARLLKRTHGGAVSLQSVNFEPNMMDKEDSYREEKERIARRAAEMVNQGDTILLDSGTTTLPLARELRHRSGIRVITNSVIVLGELKDCRNIELSIIGGLLRPDTQAFVGPMAERALDMVRVDKAFMATNGLNLREGITTPNLIEAAIKRKMIHIAKQVILLADHSKLGGIAYAKFADLTDIDYCITDEGAPAPVVTELRKLGINMIVV; encoded by the coding sequence GTGCTTTTTGAAGAAGAACGAAAGCATAAAATAGTTGAATACTTGCGTCAAAATCATCGTGCATCCGTGCAGGAGCTGGGGGAAGCTTTTGAAGTATCCGATTCAACAGTCCGGCGCGATCTCAAGGAACTGGAAGATGCCAGACTGCTGAAAAGAACACATGGTGGAGCCGTTTCCTTGCAAAGTGTAAACTTTGAACCGAACATGATGGACAAGGAAGATTCCTATCGTGAAGAAAAAGAACGTATTGCTCGCAGAGCAGCCGAAATGGTGAACCAGGGAGACACCATTTTGCTGGATTCCGGTACAACTACGCTACCGCTGGCAAGAGAATTGCGGCACCGATCCGGGATTCGAGTAATTACCAATTCAGTCATCGTACTGGGGGAACTCAAAGACTGCCGCAATATCGAATTGTCGATTATCGGCGGGTTGCTGAGGCCGGATACACAGGCTTTTGTAGGACCCATGGCAGAACGTGCGCTGGATATGGTCAGGGTGGACAAAGCTTTTATGGCAACCAACGGTCTGAATCTTCGGGAAGGCATTACGACGCCGAATCTGATAGAAGCGGCCATCAAGCGTAAAATGATCCATATTGCCAAGCAGGTCATTCTGCTGGCTGATCACAGCAAACTGGGCGGTATCGCCTATGCCAAATTTGCAGATTTGACGGATATTGATTACTGCATTACCGATGAAGGCGCACCGGCACCTGTCGTGACTGAACTTCGCAAGCTGGGGATCAATATGATTGTTGTCTAA
- a CDS encoding PTS fructose transporter subunit IIC has product MKKLLAVTACPTGIAHTYMAAESLAKAARERDIEIKVETRGAVGVENGLTAQEIAEAHAIIVAADTDVDEERFAGKPVVRVPVAQGIKIPGELITRALNMEAASGNAAPARAEEAIGGGKQQNMFYKHLMNGVSNMLPLVIAGGLIIAFSFLFAFTKGGVDQVEGSFGAALSTIGGASMGLMVVILSGFISFSIAGKPGLAPGLVGGVLAKDMGAGFIGGIIAGFIAGYVAHWLIKHIKMPKNFEGLKPILIVPVLSVLIIGLLMVYVIGEPIQWILAQLTAWLTNMGAGNAVLLGAILGAMMALDMGGPFNKTAYTFAVGLLGASIFTPMAAVMAAGMTPPLGIWLATLIARNRFTKEEREAGKVASVLGLSFITEGAIPFGAADPIRIIPSFMVGSAVAGGLSMLFGCGLHAPHGGVFVLFIPNAIDNLGYYVLSIAIGTIVTALMVLLLKRKATA; this is encoded by the coding sequence ATGAAAAAATTACTGGCTGTTACCGCTTGTCCGACAGGTATTGCCCACACGTATATGGCCGCCGAATCACTGGCCAAAGCGGCTAGAGAACGGGATATCGAAATCAAAGTAGAAACTCGCGGTGCCGTAGGGGTAGAAAATGGACTGACTGCCCAGGAGATTGCCGAAGCTCATGCGATCATCGTGGCCGCAGACACCGATGTAGATGAAGAACGCTTCGCAGGCAAGCCAGTAGTACGTGTACCGGTCGCGCAGGGGATCAAGATTCCGGGCGAATTGATCACACGTGCACTGAATATGGAAGCTGCAAGTGGTAACGCGGCTCCTGCCCGTGCAGAAGAGGCGATTGGCGGCGGCAAGCAGCAGAACATGTTCTATAAGCACCTGATGAATGGCGTATCCAATATGCTGCCACTCGTTATCGCGGGTGGATTGATTATCGCATTTTCTTTCCTGTTCGCTTTTACCAAAGGCGGCGTGGACCAGGTAGAAGGTTCATTTGGAGCAGCATTGTCTACGATTGGCGGCGCTTCGATGGGACTTATGGTTGTTATCCTGTCCGGTTTTATTTCCTTCTCAATCGCCGGTAAGCCGGGTCTCGCTCCGGGTCTGGTCGGCGGGGTGCTTGCCAAAGACATGGGTGCAGGCTTTATCGGTGGTATTATCGCCGGTTTCATTGCCGGTTATGTAGCACACTGGCTGATCAAACACATCAAAATGCCCAAAAACTTTGAAGGTCTCAAACCGATTCTGATTGTTCCGGTATTGTCTGTTCTGATTATCGGCCTGCTGATGGTATATGTCATCGGTGAACCGATCCAGTGGATTCTGGCGCAACTGACAGCATGGCTGACTAACATGGGCGCAGGTAATGCTGTACTGTTGGGCGCAATTCTCGGAGCCATGATGGCGCTTGATATGGGTGGCCCTTTCAACAAAACAGCGTATACGTTTGCAGTAGGTCTGCTGGGTGCTTCGATCTTTACACCAATGGCAGCTGTAATGGCGGCAGGTATGACACCGCCGCTGGGAATCTGGCTGGCTACACTGATTGCCAGAAACCGCTTTACCAAAGAAGAGCGTGAAGCCGGCAAGGTTGCTTCTGTACTTGGTCTATCTTTTATTACCGAAGGTGCGATTCCATTTGGAGCGGCCGATCCGATCCGCATTATTCCTTCTTTTATGGTAGGTTCGGCAGTAGCAGGCGGTCTGTCCATGCTGTTCGGCTGCGGACTGCATGCACCGCATGGCGGCGTGTTCGTCCTGTTTATCCCCAATGCGATTGATAACCTGGGCTACTATGTACTGTCTATCGCTATTGGCACAATCGTAACTGCGCTGATGGTACTGCTGCTCAAACGCAAAGCAACAGCCTAA
- a CDS encoding PTS sugar transporter subunit IIA: MNIRELLSLDSIFLPSNVATREEAIQQMAEGMHSAGAVTDTAVFVQAVTAREQQSSTGIGFGVAIPHGKSAGVKRAALAFSRFEQPLEWESLDDQPAAMAFMIGVPEANAGNEHLQILVALSRKLIHDEFRAELLNAGSKQEVIDILSRHIG, from the coding sequence ATGAATATTCGTGAACTGTTAAGTCTGGATAGTATTTTTCTTCCTTCGAACGTGGCGACTCGTGAAGAAGCGATTCAGCAAATGGCTGAAGGGATGCATTCGGCCGGAGCCGTTACCGACACGGCTGTTTTTGTACAGGCTGTTACGGCACGCGAGCAGCAGAGTTCGACCGGTATCGGCTTTGGCGTAGCGATTCCTCACGGTAAATCGGCCGGAGTAAAGCGGGCTGCACTGGCATTCTCCCGTTTTGAACAGCCGCTTGAATGGGAATCGCTGGATGATCAGCCAGCAGCGATGGCTTTTATGATCGGTGTTCCGGAAGCCAATGCCGGCAATGAACATTTGCAGATTCTGGTTGCTCTATCACGCAAACTGATCCATGATGAATTTCGTGCAGAACTGCTGAACGCAGGCAGCAAGCAGGAAGTAATCGATATTTTGAGTCGTCATATCGGCTAA
- a CDS encoding prenyltransferase, with amino-acid sequence MNKWQEFRQASRMHFVPLMAICIVQGTLAAWVWNGEFNIWIALITMIGACAAHIFSMMINDLWDYRSGADKAAFESDEAISTDSGYLTSGKWSERNYEIVSWCVLGVALICAVVLYFLSGWGVLLLGGLGCFMALFYVVPPVRYGYVGKGMSEMAHLLSFGIFPVMGSYYVQTGYFDPRLWILSLPMGILTTLTFFNHHFLHWKTDKQVGKRTLVVRWGVTKSFYFSIVLLSLALLSIVMCVVFGVIPIYGILALIVAWPLCRMYSEMKGEKRNLQNHQRLLWLSLRTSLQFGGLLILLQLISRWLNI; translated from the coding sequence ATGAATAAATGGCAGGAATTTCGGCAGGCTTCAAGAATGCACTTTGTCCCGTTGATGGCGATCTGTATCGTACAGGGGACGCTCGCGGCCTGGGTCTGGAACGGAGAATTCAATATCTGGATTGCGCTGATTACAATGATCGGTGCCTGTGCAGCCCACATTTTTTCCATGATGATCAATGATTTGTGGGATTACCGCAGTGGAGCAGACAAAGCTGCTTTTGAATCGGATGAGGCGATTTCGACCGATTCAGGCTATCTTACTTCCGGCAAATGGAGTGAGCGCAATTATGAGATTGTCTCCTGGTGTGTACTGGGAGTTGCACTGATCTGTGCTGTCGTCCTTTATTTCCTCAGCGGATGGGGAGTATTGCTGCTGGGAGGTCTGGGCTGTTTTATGGCTCTGTTTTATGTAGTGCCGCCCGTGCGTTATGGATACGTCGGCAAAGGAATGAGCGAGATGGCGCATTTGCTGTCATTCGGTATTTTCCCGGTGATGGGTTCCTATTATGTGCAGACCGGTTATTTTGATCCTAGATTATGGATCTTGTCGCTGCCGATGGGCATTCTTACAACGCTGACCTTTTTTAATCACCACTTTTTACACTGGAAAACGGATAAGCAGGTGGGCAAGCGTACACTGGTCGTAAGATGGGGAGTAACCAAGTCTTTTTATTTCTCTATTGTGCTGCTGTCGCTCGCTTTGCTGAGTATCGTGATGTGTGTCGTTTTCGGCGTGATTCCGATCTATGGCATATTGGCACTGATCGTAGCATGGCCGTTGTGCCGGATGTACAGCGAGATGAAAGGGGAAAAGCGCAATCTGCAGAATCACCAGCGGTTATTGTGGCTGTCTCTGCGAACATCCCTGCAATTTGGCGGACTGCTGATTTTGCTGCAGCTGATCAGTCGTTGGCTCAATATCTGA
- a CDS encoding GntR family transcriptional regulator: MAAKYRQVRDEILSWIHSSRLLPGSRLPSEHEIADQFNVSRQTVRQALGELVREGWLNRMQGKGTFVADPAVKPQEDNRIVGVITTYISDYIFPQIVQGIETRLRSEGYRLLLASTENDPVKERECLEMMLNHCPAALIVEPTRSGERSANLNYFLTMENREIPYLMINASYEEMDSPCLRMDDEQGGFLAAEHLIELGHRKIAGFFKTDDMQGVRRMRGFVAAHRKYGIPLQPSLIFTYTTEDKHIAPMEQTRQLIRQSAPKRATGWVLYNDELAINLLQIIREAGLSVPDDLSLVGFDDSFLATATEVKLTTLSHPKQALGTAAADMILQMMNGNSSWEEKIHTPQLIQRDSTSSPAVISG; this comes from the coding sequence ATGGCTGCAAAATACAGACAAGTAAGAGATGAAATATTATCCTGGATTCACTCTTCCCGATTGCTGCCCGGCAGCCGTCTGCCATCGGAGCACGAGATTGCTGATCAATTCAATGTCAGCAGGCAGACTGTGCGTCAAGCACTGGGAGAGCTGGTACGTGAAGGCTGGTTGAACCGGATGCAGGGCAAAGGAACTTTTGTAGCTGATCCAGCGGTTAAGCCCCAGGAAGATAACCGAATCGTAGGTGTGATTACGACATACATTTCCGATTATATTTTTCCGCAGATTGTGCAGGGGATTGAGACCAGACTGCGGTCGGAAGGGTATCGACTGCTGCTGGCAAGTACAGAGAACGATCCGGTCAAGGAACGGGAATGCCTGGAAATGATGCTCAACCATTGTCCGGCTGCATTGATTGTAGAGCCGACACGCAGTGGTGAGCGCAGTGCCAATCTTAATTATTTTCTGACGATGGAAAATCGCGAGATTCCTTATCTGATGATTAATGCCAGTTACGAGGAGATGGATTCTCCCTGTCTGCGTATGGATGATGAGCAGGGCGGATTTCTGGCAGCCGAGCATCTGATCGAGCTGGGTCATCGCAAAATTGCCGGCTTTTTCAAAACTGATGATATGCAGGGAGTGCGGCGGATGCGCGGATTTGTAGCTGCTCATCGCAAATATGGTATTCCGCTGCAGCCATCGCTGATTTTTACGTATACGACAGAGGACAAGCATATCGCACCGATGGAACAGACCCGTCAGCTCATTCGCCAGTCTGCTCCCAAACGGGCAACCGGCTGGGTACTGTATAACGATGAATTGGCGATTAATCTGCTGCAGATTATCCGAGAAGCCGGATTGTCGGTACCGGATGATCTGTCACTGGTTGGATTTGACGATTCCTTCTTGGCGACAGCAACCGAAGTCAAGCTTACTACATTAAGCCATCCCAAGCAGGCGCTTGGTACCGCTGCAGCTGATATGATCCTGCAAATGATGAACGGAAACAGCAGCTGGGAAGAAAAAATTCATACGCCTCAGCTGATTCAACGTGACTCTACCTCGTCGCCAGCTGTTATATCCGGCTGA
- a CDS encoding 50S ribosomal protein L25, which yields MSTNTKIQAEKREATKHSAIRELRQQGRTPGVVYGPDLGSVPVHVDSKQLQAQARRGGADIFSLTLEGGKDVQVLLKDIQRQEGRILHVDFMQVSSSKAISINVPLDFHGTAAGTKAGGVFQHQTTELALSGLAKDLPSLLTVDISKLEIGDSITAGDVELPSGVTLDSSPEEIIASVAVPRVADEDVEASSEEDAPATEGSENAE from the coding sequence ATGAGTACGAATACGAAAATTCAAGCCGAAAAACGTGAAGCAACAAAACATTCCGCCATCCGTGAGCTTCGTCAACAAGGACGCACACCTGGCGTAGTATATGGACCCGATCTGGGTAGCGTGCCAGTACATGTAGACAGCAAACAGCTGCAAGCACAAGCGCGCCGCGGCGGAGCGGACATCTTCTCGCTGACTCTGGAAGGCGGTAAAGATGTACAGGTACTGCTGAAAGATATTCAGCGTCAGGAAGGACGTATCCTGCACGTAGACTTTATGCAGGTATCTTCCAGCAAAGCGATCAGCATTAATGTACCACTGGATTTCCATGGTACAGCTGCCGGCACCAAAGCAGGCGGTGTATTCCAGCATCAGACAACAGAACTGGCATTATCCGGTCTGGCCAAAGATCTGCCAAGTCTTTTGACTGTAGACATCTCTAAACTGGAAATCGGTGATAGCATCACAGCAGGTGATGTTGAATTGCCATCTGGTGTTACACTGGATTCCAGTCCGGAAGAGATTATCGCTTCCGTAGCGGTACCGCGTGTAGCTGATGAAGATGTGGAAGCTTCCTCCGAGGAAGACGCACCAGCAACCGAAGGTAGCGAAAACGCCGAGTAA
- a CDS encoding Dabb family protein: protein MIKHIVLFKFKEASQDVIDTVVSQLRNLEGKVESLRSIEVGVDLIRSERSYDVALITTFDNMDGLQAYQVHPEHVKVSDYIGTVKESTIAVDYEY, encoded by the coding sequence ATGATCAAGCATATTGTACTGTTCAAATTCAAAGAAGCTTCCCAGGACGTTATCGATACTGTCGTATCTCAATTGCGCAATCTGGAAGGCAAGGTAGAATCCCTTCGTTCGATCGAAGTAGGGGTCGATCTGATTCGCAGTGAACGTTCCTATGATGTCGCCCTGATTACTACATTTGATAATATGGATGGACTGCAGGCATACCAGGTTCACCCCGAGCACGTTAAAGTAAGTGATTATATCGGTACGGTCAAAGAATCAACGATCGCTGTCGACTACGAATATTAA
- a CDS encoding DUF86 domain-containing protein, with translation MYYVNREQIERRIHALDEVRTALMQVASAWDGSLTSGMVQERALHLAVECVTDIGSYLIDGFIMRDASSYEDIVDIMLDEKVVDPDTAAQLMELVRLRRPLVQDYYDWPRGELHALTPVMPEVLHTFIEQISSYLDQELGTSTSS, from the coding sequence ATGTATTATGTAAATCGTGAACAGATCGAACGCCGCATTCACGCGCTGGATGAGGTGCGTACAGCGCTGATGCAGGTCGCCTCTGCCTGGGACGGTAGTCTCACCTCCGGCATGGTACAGGAACGTGCGCTTCATCTGGCGGTAGAGTGTGTAACCGATATCGGCAGTTATCTGATCGATGGATTTATTATGCGCGATGCCAGCAGCTATGAGGATATTGTGGATATTATGCTTGATGAGAAAGTCGTCGATCCGGATACAGCAGCACAGCTGATGGAACTGGTGCGATTGCGTCGTCCGCTGGTTCAAGATTATTATGACTGGCCGCGTGGAGAACTGCATGCGCTGACACCGGTGATGCCGGAGGTTCTGCATACTTTTATTGAGCAGATCAGCAGCTATCTCGATCAAGAGCTGGGTACTTCCACATCTTCCTGA
- a CDS encoding helix-turn-helix transcriptional regulator: MKSNQEPSTRRTIMMILKTRGPASVSDLAGELNITEMAVRRHIQGLEQEGLLLAETVKIPTGRPYLRFRLSERAEEHFPHNYHQLALDLLDELDEEDIARVFEGRKRKLLNRYQPLMEQQTLGERVATLTDIQQNSGYMASYEQNRPDEFTIYEFNCPINRVADQYNVACHCEQELFETLLGAKVTRTECIAKGGQCCVYRIQK; the protein is encoded by the coding sequence ATGAAATCCAACCAGGAGCCGTCGACCCGGCGTACAATCATGATGATTTTAAAAACCCGGGGCCCGGCGAGCGTATCGGATCTGGCAGGGGAATTGAATATTACCGAAATGGCGGTCAGACGTCATATTCAGGGGTTGGAGCAGGAAGGATTGCTACTGGCAGAGACAGTGAAGATTCCGACAGGCCGGCCTTATCTGCGCTTTCGCCTTAGTGAGCGGGCGGAAGAACATTTTCCTCATAACTATCATCAGCTGGCGCTTGATTTGCTGGATGAACTGGATGAAGAGGATATTGCCAGAGTATTCGAAGGCCGTAAACGCAAGCTGCTGAACCGTTATCAGCCACTAATGGAACAGCAGACACTTGGTGAACGGGTAGCGACACTGACAGATATCCAGCAAAATAGCGGGTATATGGCGAGCTATGAGCAGAACCGTCCGGATGAATTTACGATATATGAATTTAACTGCCCGATCAACCGGGTAGCAGATCAATATAATGTCGCCTGTCACTGCGAGCAGGAGCTATTCGAGACCTTGCTCGGTGCCAAAGTAACACGTACCGAATGTATTGCCAAAGGTGGTCAATGCTGCGTCTATCGTATACAGAAATAA
- a CDS encoding YtxH domain-containing protein, translating into MEQQTSKLVYGMIAGALIGAGVAALLSPKTGREMRASLVELAELVKEKGPVMNEKGHEVTEKGREVVEVVKESIGVAKEWKEQIQTATEEVKTELAEFKESQDEDSSSDKSSNSGSTAAAGSSSSSSTTTGSSTSTGGAKTGTTPPAGSNKSSNYSV; encoded by the coding sequence ATGGAACAGCAAACATCGAAATTGGTATACGGCATGATCGCAGGAGCACTGATTGGCGCAGGGGTAGCAGCACTGCTGTCTCCAAAAACAGGCAGAGAAATGCGTGCAAGTCTGGTCGAACTGGCTGAACTGGTGAAGGAAAAAGGTCCGGTAATGAACGAAAAAGGTCATGAAGTTACCGAAAAAGGCCGCGAAGTGGTCGAAGTAGTCAAAGAATCGATCGGCGTAGCCAAAGAGTGGAAAGAGCAAATCCAGACAGCTACAGAAGAAGTGAAAACTGAACTGGCTGAATTCAAGGAAAGTCAGGACGAAGACAGTAGCTCTGACAAATCTTCTAACTCCGGTTCTACGGCAGCTGCGGGTTCTTCTTCATCCAGCAGCACAACGACAGGTTCTTCCACATCAACAGGTGGTGCCAAAACAGGTACTACGCCTCCAGCTGGCAGCAACAAAAGCAGCAATTACAGCGTCTAA
- a CDS encoding HesB/IscA family protein, producing the protein MKVKITRNAAKVLKKEIDKPENEGLKLRVFVTHSHGDHVHYGLDLGEPQANEEIVTTDKEIDVAVDPNESWLDGVKIDYLYTGEEGFVITNPSKGDHGHHHH; encoded by the coding sequence ATGAAAGTCAAAATCACCCGTAATGCTGCCAAAGTTCTGAAAAAAGAAATAGACAAGCCTGAAAATGAAGGCCTGAAACTGCGCGTGTTTGTTACGCATTCTCACGGAGACCATGTACATTACGGTCTTGATCTGGGCGAGCCCCAGGCTAACGAAGAAATCGTAACGACCGATAAAGAGATTGATGTGGCTGTTGATCCTAACGAATCCTGGCTGGATGGCGTCAAAATCGACTATCTGTACACCGGAGAAGAAGGCTTTGTGATTACGAATCCTTCCAAAGGCGACCACGGTCATCATCATCACTAA
- a CDS encoding DUF1450 domain-containing protein, translating to MANDIRVCDECNHIRLKTILPKLEKLAPDAEIKIGCKSYCGPCAKRAFVFINGRYVSAPTEDEVLEKVAKFVKKPSAQA from the coding sequence ATGGCTAACGATATACGCGTATGTGATGAATGCAATCATATCCGTCTGAAAACGATACTACCCAAACTCGAAAAGCTGGCACCGGATGCCGAGATCAAAATCGGCTGCAAATCCTACTGCGGGCCTTGCGCCAAGCGTGCTTTTGTTTTTATTAATGGCCGCTATGTCAGCGCTCCGACCGAAGATGAAGTACTCGAGAAAGTCGCCAAGTTTGTGAAAAAGCCTTCGGCTCAAGCCTGA
- a CDS encoding LTA synthase family protein — MEYLSSRPQRKSWIQRILWPFALIRIDYLLFLILIMGKLIYLHSNLHVQNIDMNTLDKVTALGSVLLASFWTLWLPRRGRIAALIILDVLLSFLMFADLVYFRYFQDFITIPVLMQAGQVESLGGSIRELIHTSDIWLFADWIVLLGAAIYLLVRRIQRRNSYRSQAYTAGGTNYSSSRGRRVITRLIQGAVIFALGWVLTFAPIKYATSTWAVGLFVGNWWNMSLYNVTGLLGFHGYDVYRYAQDHWGNGNQLSAQATDEVKDWFDEKQKNRAQKGDDALFGAYKGSNVIAIQGEAFMNFVIGKKFNGQEITPNINRLMKSSMYYSQYYHQTGQGRTSDADMASNASLHPLPTGSVFTRYADHEYDTLPQILKKQGYGSYVFHAYEPSFWNRSVMYQNMGYDHFYSKDDFTIDEPLGWSLGDKSFFRQSVEKMSAEKQPFYSFLITLSSHHPFTLPASVQELDMGDLTGTTFGDYIQSLHYVDAALGEMEQDMKKAGLWDNTILLFYGDHDDSLKDKAPMEEFLGKPLTDLDMEQLMNQVPMLIHLPDGKHAGTYDIPAGQLDMTPSILHLLGVEASPYYLMGNDMFDTKEKKLVVLRTGAFTDGKVFYIPSADGIFEHGTAYDMKTREETDVERARDSYDEAQKRLNISDELITHDLIRQFHKEKAAQ, encoded by the coding sequence TTGGAATATCTATCTTCCCGTCCGCAGCGAAAAAGCTGGATTCAGCGTATCCTGTGGCCCTTTGCCCTGATCAGAATAGACTATCTACTCTTTTTGATCCTTATTATGGGCAAACTGATTTACCTGCACAGCAATCTACATGTACAAAATATTGATATGAATACACTTGATAAAGTCACTGCGCTGGGCTCTGTACTGCTTGCTTCCTTCTGGACGCTCTGGCTGCCAAGACGCGGACGCATCGCCGCTTTGATTATATTGGACGTATTACTGAGCTTCCTGATGTTCGCAGATCTTGTTTATTTCCGCTATTTCCAGGATTTCATTACGATTCCGGTACTGATGCAAGCAGGTCAGGTGGAGTCGCTGGGCGGCAGCATCCGTGAGCTTATTCACACTTCGGATATTTGGTTGTTCGCAGACTGGATCGTTCTGCTCGGTGCCGCTATCTATCTGCTCGTGCGCCGTATCCAACGTCGCAACAGCTATCGTTCTCAGGCATATACAGCCGGGGGGACTAACTACTCTTCAAGCCGCGGTCGTCGTGTAATCACGCGCTTGATTCAGGGAGCTGTTATTTTCGCACTGGGCTGGGTACTGACCTTTGCTCCGATCAAGTATGCAACCTCCACATGGGCAGTTGGCTTATTCGTCGGCAACTGGTGGAATATGTCGCTGTACAATGTGACCGGACTACTCGGTTTCCATGGATACGATGTATACCGTTATGCACAGGATCACTGGGGAAATGGCAATCAGCTGTCAGCCCAGGCAACCGATGAAGTCAAAGACTGGTTTGACGAAAAACAGAAAAACCGTGCCCAAAAAGGCGATGATGCTTTGTTCGGTGCCTACAAAGGCAGCAATGTTATCGCTATTCAGGGCGAAGCATTTATGAACTTTGTGATCGGCAAAAAATTTAACGGTCAGGAGATTACGCCCAATATCAATCGTCTGATGAAAAGCAGTATGTATTACAGCCAGTACTATCATCAGACCGGGCAGGGCCGCACATCCGATGCCGATATGGCTTCCAATGCGTCCCTGCATCCGCTGCCTACTGGTTCTGTTTTTACGCGGTATGCGGATCATGAATATGATACACTGCCGCAGATCCTCAAAAAGCAGGGCTATGGCTCCTACGTTTTCCATGCCTATGAGCCAAGCTTCTGGAATCGCTCGGTCATGTATCAGAATATGGGGTATGATCATTTCTATAGCAAAGACGACTTTACGATTGATGAGCCGCTCGGTTGGTCACTTGGTGACAAGTCCTTTTTCCGTCAATCGGTCGAGAAAATGTCTGCCGAAAAGCAGCCTTTCTACTCTTTCCTGATCACACTGTCCAGTCATCATCCGTTTACACTGCCTGCTTCTGTGCAGGAGCTGGATATGGGTGATCTGACAGGCACGACTTTCGGCGACTATATCCAGTCTCTGCACTATGTCGATGCTGCACTTGGCGAGATGGAACAGGATATGAAAAAAGCCGGACTATGGGATAATACGATCCTGTTGTTCTACGGCGATCACGACGATTCGCTCAAGGATAAAGCTCCAATGGAAGAATTCCTCGGCAAACCGCTGACAGATCTGGATATGGAGCAGCTCATGAACCAGGTACCCATGCTGATTCATCTACCGGATGGCAAACATGCCGGTACGTATGATATTCCTGCCGGACAACTGGATATGACTCCATCCATCCTTCACCTGCTTGGCGTAGAAGCAAGCCCGTATTACCTGATGGGTAACGATATGTTCGATACCAAGGAAAAGAAACTGGTAGTACTGCGTACCGGTGCTTTTACGGATGGCAAAGTATTCTATATTCCTTCGGCAGACGGGATCTTCGAACATGGTACTGCCTATGATATGAAGACCCGCGAAGAGACTGATGTAGAACGCGCTCGTGACAGCTATGACGAAGCCCAGAAGCGGCTGAATATCTCGGACGAATTAATCACGCATGATCTGATCCGCCAGTTCCATAAGGAAAAAGCGGCACAGTAA